A region from the Sphingomonas sp. S2-65 genome encodes:
- a CDS encoding exodeoxyribonuclease III, with protein MKIASWNINSVRFRIGIVEQFLRDESPDVLCLQETKVIDGDFPEEAFRALGYDHIIKHGQRMHHGVAIIARVPMVEDDRLDWQANQEARHVGVALPNGVRLENVYVPAGGDIPNREVNPKFGQKLDFIQRMTEWSASLDTPTILVGDFNIAPLECDVWSHKQLLDVVSHTPIEVEALGRLQATHDWVDLGRRFIPAPERCFTWWSYRSKDRNANDRGRRLDHMWASPGIADQAVAHKVCEPCRDWLKPSDHVPLITEFAF; from the coding sequence GTGAAGATCGCTTCCTGGAACATCAACTCGGTCCGCTTCCGGATCGGCATCGTCGAACAATTCCTGCGCGACGAGTCGCCGGACGTCCTGTGCCTGCAGGAAACCAAGGTGATCGACGGCGACTTTCCCGAGGAAGCATTCCGCGCGCTCGGCTATGACCACATCATCAAACACGGCCAGCGCATGCACCACGGCGTGGCGATCATCGCGCGGGTGCCGATGGTCGAGGACGACCGGCTCGACTGGCAGGCGAACCAGGAAGCGCGGCATGTCGGCGTCGCGCTGCCGAACGGCGTGCGGCTGGAGAATGTCTACGTCCCCGCCGGCGGTGACATTCCGAACCGCGAGGTGAACCCCAAGTTCGGCCAGAAGCTCGATTTCATCCAGCGCATGACAGAGTGGTCGGCGAGCCTCGACACCCCGACGATCCTGGTCGGCGACTTCAATATTGCGCCGCTGGAATGCGACGTGTGGAGCCACAAGCAGCTGCTCGATGTCGTCAGCCACACGCCGATCGAAGTTGAGGCGCTGGGGCGGCTGCAGGCGACGCATGACTGGGTCGATCTGGGCCGACGCTTCATCCCCGCGCCCGAGCGCTGCTTCACCTGGTGGAGCTACCGTTCCAAGGACCGCAACGCGAACGACCGCGGGCGGCGGCTGGATCATATGTGGGCGAGCCCCGGCATTGCGGACCAGGCGGTGGCGCACAAGGTGTGCGAGCCGTGCCGCGACTGGCTCAAGCCATCCGACCACGTACCGCTCATCACCGAGTTCGCCTTTTGA
- the ribA gene encoding GTP cyclohydrolase II has protein sequence MSARAAAQAVDALRRGWPIAIRGGDGTLRLLAIETADAERLKAFDPEERAPVLLSAGRAATLKLANQRDAATPEGPVLVERVPWLDFDTGTALADPQLDLATPLKGPFRAIPIEAGDAAVAALRLARVAGLLPAFFVLEEDDADAITPADIDAHEDADRLRIVGRARLPVEGAEDSEIVAFRTDEMPGEHVALVIGQPDGTPPLVRLHSECLTGDVLGSLKCDCGPQLRAAIAAIEASGWGILLYLRQEGRGIGLINKLRAYALQDQGFDTVDANTRLGFAVDARNFAIAGRMLALMGQTTVRLLTNNPDKVAALKASGIIVSERVAHKLPPNPHNERYLATKRDRTGHQL, from the coding sequence TTGAGCGCGCGCGCGGCTGCCCAGGCCGTGGACGCGCTGCGGCGCGGCTGGCCGATCGCAATCCGTGGAGGCGACGGCACGCTGCGGCTGCTGGCGATCGAAACCGCCGATGCCGAGCGGTTGAAGGCGTTCGATCCCGAGGAGCGCGCGCCGGTGCTGCTGTCGGCGGGGCGTGCGGCAACGCTGAAGCTCGCCAACCAACGCGACGCGGCGACGCCCGAAGGGCCGGTGCTGGTCGAGCGGGTGCCGTGGCTGGACTTCGACACCGGGACCGCGCTCGCCGACCCGCAGCTCGATCTGGCGACTCCGCTCAAGGGGCCGTTCCGCGCGATCCCGATCGAAGCGGGCGATGCGGCTGTGGCGGCGCTGCGGCTGGCGCGGGTCGCGGGGCTGTTGCCTGCCTTCTTCGTGCTGGAGGAAGACGATGCCGACGCGATCACGCCTGCCGACATCGACGCGCATGAGGATGCCGACCGGCTGCGCATCGTCGGGCGGGCGCGGCTGCCGGTGGAAGGCGCCGAGGATAGCGAGATCGTCGCCTTCCGCACCGACGAGATGCCGGGCGAGCATGTCGCGCTGGTGATCGGGCAGCCGGACGGCACGCCGCCGCTGGTGCGGCTGCATAGCGAATGCCTGACCGGGGACGTGCTCGGCAGCCTGAAATGCGATTGCGGGCCGCAGCTGCGCGCCGCGATCGCCGCGATCGAAGCGAGCGGCTGGGGGATCCTGCTGTATCTGCGCCAAGAAGGGCGCGGGATCGGGCTGATCAACAAGCTGCGCGCCTATGCGCTGCAGGACCAGGGGTTCGATACCGTTGACGCCAATACCCGACTGGGGTTCGCGGTAGATGCGCGCAACTTCGCGATCGCCGGACGGATGCTGGCGCTGATGGGACAGACGACGGTGCGGCTGCTGACCAACAATCCGGACAAGGTGGCGGCGCTCAAAGCCTCGGGCATCATCGTTAGCGAGCGGGTGGCGCACAAGCTGCCGCCCAATCCGCACAATGAACGGTATCTCGCGACGAAGCGTGACCGCACCGGGCACCAGTTATGA